One Moorella sp. E308F genomic region harbors:
- a CDS encoding CD1247 N-terminal domain-containing protein, which translates to MNDVRKKVAYLKGLVDGMELNPESKETRLLKEIVEVLEQMAEALHDLHEDYEELEDYLESIDEDLYDLEDEVYDDEDEDDYDDEDDEDDEDEEEGDYIEVECPKCHEIVCFDADVLDDEDVVEVTCPNCETVVFVNEEGETSSLTAREEEKKNSPDTDDI; encoded by the coding sequence ATGAATGACGTCCGCAAGAAGGTTGCCTACCTGAAGGGGTTAGTGGACGGCATGGAGTTAAACCCCGAGAGCAAGGAAACCCGCCTCCTTAAGGAAATAGTCGAAGTCCTGGAGCAAATGGCCGAGGCTCTCCACGACCTGCATGAGGACTATGAAGAACTAGAAGACTACCTGGAAAGCATCGATGAGGACCTTTATGATTTAGAAGATGAGGTTTATGATGACGAAGACGAAGATGACTATGACGACGAGGATGACGAGGACGACGAAGACGAGGAAGAGGGCGACTACATTGAAGTAGAATGCCCGAAATGCCACGAGATAGTTTGCTTTGATGCCGATGTCCTGGATGATGAGGATGTAGTGGAAGTTACCTGCCCCAATTGTGAGACGGTCGTCTTTGTCAATGAAGAAGGCGAAACCAGCTCCCTTACGGCTCGAGAGGAAGAAAAGAAAAACTCTCCCGACACCGATGACATCTAG